One part of the Sorangiineae bacterium MSr11954 genome encodes these proteins:
- a CDS encoding multidrug effflux MFS transporter, protein MSSLLHLGSTPPPPRGLPFRALVGSPRWIGSLAALTGMTALSIDMSLPAQPTLMREFGVGSDRTQLTLSLFLLGYAIGQLIVGYVSDALGRRRLLLAGLAVFSLAGLACAITTNLSVLIALRFVQGTGAASGTVIARAMVRDTHAGSEAARLFATMTAVLCLAPMLAPIVGGFLLVHLGWRAIFTTLGLCGIALGVMTALSLEETLAERRPLALGAIASSVGRFFRTRGTRGPSAVIALSFAAQFAFISGSPFVLIDGYKVEPSHYGFYFGATALALMAGSAAGGRLLKTGRPTRRVVTLGGLTLFVAALALAALVQVPAAGVLGLMVPVVGCFVGIGLVVPSSAAMAMEPVPEIAGTASALIGFLQMVAGSVSGYVIAKIGGSNPRTLGLQVAILALACAAMVFRPRRASS, encoded by the coding sequence ATGTCGTCTCTCTTGCATTTGGGCTCCACGCCTCCTCCTCCCCGCGGCTTGCCTTTCCGCGCGCTCGTTGGATCGCCGCGATGGATCGGCTCGCTGGCAGCCCTCACCGGGATGACCGCCCTCTCCATCGATATGAGCCTGCCGGCCCAGCCGACATTGATGCGCGAGTTCGGCGTGGGCTCCGACCGCACCCAGCTCACCCTCAGCCTTTTCTTGCTCGGATACGCCATCGGGCAGCTCATCGTCGGTTATGTCTCCGACGCGCTGGGCCGCCGAAGGCTCTTGCTCGCGGGCCTGGCCGTTTTTTCCCTGGCCGGCCTCGCGTGCGCGATCACCACGAACCTCTCGGTCCTCATCGCGCTGCGCTTCGTGCAAGGCACGGGGGCGGCCTCGGGCACCGTGATCGCGCGCGCCATGGTGCGCGATACGCACGCGGGCTCCGAAGCCGCGCGGCTCTTTGCCACCATGACGGCGGTCCTTTGCCTGGCGCCGATGCTGGCGCCCATCGTGGGCGGATTTTTGCTCGTGCACCTGGGCTGGCGGGCGATTTTCACCACCCTGGGGCTCTGCGGCATCGCGCTGGGCGTCATGACGGCGCTCTCGCTCGAGGAGACCTTGGCCGAGCGGCGCCCTCTCGCGCTGGGGGCCATCGCCTCGTCCGTCGGGCGCTTCTTTCGCACGCGGGGCACGCGCGGGCCCTCGGCCGTCATCGCGCTCTCCTTCGCGGCCCAGTTTGCGTTCATCTCCGGCTCCCCCTTCGTGCTCATCGATGGCTACAAGGTGGAACCGTCGCACTACGGCTTCTATTTCGGCGCCACCGCCCTGGCGCTCATGGCGGGGTCCGCGGCCGGGGGGCGCCTTCTCAAGACGGGCCGGCCCACGCGCCGGGTGGTGACCTTGGGCGGCCTCACCTTGTTCGTCGCCGCCTTGGCGCTCGCGGCGCTCGTGCAGGTGCCCGCCGCCGGCGTGCTCGGCTTGATGGTGCCGGTGGTGGGGTGCTTCGTGGGCATCGGCCTGGTGGTGCCCAGCTCGGCCGCCATGGCCATGGAGCCGGTGCCCGAGATCGCCGGCACCGCGTCCGCCCTCATTGGCTTTCTGCAGATGGTCGCGGGCTCCGTCTCCGGCTATGTCATCGCCAAAATTGGAGGCTCCAACCCGCGCACCTTGGGGCTTCAGGTCGCCATCCTGGCCCTCGCCTGCGCGGCCATGGTGTTCAGGCCGCGTCGCGCATCGAGCTGA